A window of Numenius arquata chromosome 6, bNumArq3.hap1.1, whole genome shotgun sequence contains these coding sequences:
- the LOC141465670 gene encoding olfactory receptor 5J3-like, producing the protein MAGGNHSSVTEFVLLGFTDLQELLFVIFLLMYITALVGNLGMIVLIKTNSQLHVPMYFFLSHLSFLDICYSSSIMPKLLSGLLAERNVISFNGCITQFFFFAVLGTTEAILLAIMAYDRYVAIREPLHYLVAMPHEVCVWLVVGSYAAGSLNALVHTSGLLRLSFCGPNLVNHFYCEMPPLLLLSCSDTRVNKMVMATCVGFIITTSVSAIIVSYACILLTIWNIRSAEGRHKAFSTCTSHLMAVALFYGSAAFLYFSPFSGNAEDQGKTTSVFYTLVTPMLNPFIYSLRNKEVRSTLRRTVNKLLSWPYSHRSRSDQTKAGITWSQQKK; encoded by the coding sequence ATGGCTGGGGGAAACCACTCAAGCGTGACCGAGTTTGTCCTCTTGGGCTTCACCgacctgcaggagctgctctttgtgatttttttgctcATGTACATCACCGCGCTGGTGGGGAACTTGGGGATGATCGTCCTCATCAAGACCAACTCTCAGCTTCATGTGCCCATGTACTTTTTCCTCAGCCACCTCTCCTTTCTGGACATTTGCTATTCTTCATCCATCATGCCAAAGCTCCTGTCAGGCCTCCTTGCAGAGAGAAATGTCATTTCTTTCAATGGTTGCATCACgcagtttttcttctttgcagttcTCGGCACCACGGAAGCCATCCTTCTGGCCATTATGGCCTATGATCGCTACGTGGCCATCCGTGAGCCTCTGCACTACTTGGTTGCCATGCCTCATGAGGTCTGTGTCTGGCTGGTGGTGGGTTCCTATGCTGCTGGGAGCCTGAACGCCCTTGTGCACACCAGCGGCCTCCTCCGACTCTCTTTCTGTGGCCCAAACCTCGTCAATCACTTCTACTGTGAAATGCcacccctcctgctgctctcctgctccgACACCAGGGTCAACAAGATGGTGATGGCCACCTGTGTTGGCTTCATCATAACAACCTCTGTCTCGGCCATCATTGTCTCCTACGCCTGCATCCTGCTCACCATCTGGAACATCCGCTCTGCGGAGGGCAGGCACAAAGCCTTCTCCACCTGCACCTCCCACCTCATGGCTGTTGCCCTCTTCTACGGCTCCGCAGCTTTCTTGTACTTCAGTCCCTTTTCCGGAAACGCAGAAGATCAAGGGAAAACAACCTCCGTCTTCTACACCCTGGTGACCCCCATGCTCAACCCTTTCATCTACAGCCTGAGGAACAAGGAGGTGAGGAGCACCCTCAGAAGGACTGTGAACAAGCTCCTCTCTTGGCCGTATTCCCACAGGTCACGCTCTGACCAAACCAAAGCAGGTATCACCTGGAGTCAGCAGAAGAAATAA
- the TBX10 gene encoding T-box transcription factor TBX10, whose protein sequence is MKKHLKGQQVGERALLKIQREVLGLSLSPVALMEVPKPSRRGGEPLSTALSKDLAGVQRWSQWSHGHHSPPVHHHHRVKARRQVEEGGCAPASASPPPSWGIKAPGRLGGGQSGAGAALGGGCLGVPTTTTELGDRATDASCPPAAPMAAFPGGPGEGPPCGTGLGWASEGLGAGGKNRRVCHATARLEMGSLWEEFNRLGTEMIVTKAGRRMFPTFQVKLSGLDPLADYVLLMDFVPLDDKRYRYAFHSSSWLAAGRADPAAPGRVHFHPDSPAKGAQWMRQIVSFDKLKLTNNLLDDNGHIILNSMHRYQPRFHVVFVDPRRDSERFAHQNFKSFSFPETQFMAVTAYQNHRITQLKIASNPFAKGFRDGEPEQWCGVPAGSLLGSLPRARATALPSRPEKPEKGRGAGGGGDPLLLSLPPSGAPCSRGALATAITPQPAPPTAPPELPVPPFQPLACPPSIYVGAKPRALPYPLPAFPPLSTYGTAAAPAFGYGQQ, encoded by the exons ATGAAGAAGCACCTAAAGGGGCAGCAAGTGGGGGAAAGGGCCCTTCTGAAGATACAAAGGGAAGTTCTAGGGCTGTCCCTGTCTCCAGTGGCTCTGATGGAGGTTCCCAAGCCCAGCAGGAGAGGTGGTGAACCTCTTTCTACAGCACTCAGCAAAG ATCTGGCTGGGGTCCAGCGGTGGTCCCAGTGGTCCCATGGCCACCACTCACCTCCTGTCCATCATCATCATCGCGTCAAGGCACGAAGGCAGGTTGAGGAAGGGGGCTGTGCTCCGGCCTCCGCATCTCCACCCCCAAGCTGGGGCATAAAAGCCCCcggcaggctgggggggggacagtctGGAGCTGGCGCTGCGCTGGGAGGGGGCTGCCTGggggtccccaccaccaccaccgagcTGGGGGACAGAGCCACGGACGCCTCCTGCCCACCCGCTGCACCCATGGCAG CCTTCCCGGGGGGGCCGGGCGAGGGGCCCCCCTGTGGCACTGGCCTCGGGTGGGCAAGCGAGGGGCTGGGGGCCGGTGGCAAGAACCGGCGGGTGTGCCATGCCACGGCACGGCTGGAGATGGGCAGCCTCTGGGAGGAATTCAACCGCCTGGGGACCGAGATGATCGTCACCAAGGCGGGCAG GAGGATGTTCCCCACCTTCCAGGTGAAGCTGTCGGGGCTGGACCCGTTGGCCGACTATGTCCTGCTCATGGACTTCGTCCCGTTGGATGACAAGAGATACAG GTATGCcttccacagctcctcctggctggCGGCGGGACGTGCCgacccggcagcccccggccgtgTCCACTTCCACCCCGATTCCCCGGCCAAGGGGGCGCAGTGGATGCGGCAAATCGTCTCCTTCGACAAGCTCAAGTTGACCAACAACCTCCTGGACGACAACGGCCAC ATCATCCTCAATTCCATGCACCGCTACCAGCCCCGCTTCCACGTGGTCTTCGTGGACCCCCGGCGGGACAGCGAGCGCTTCGCCCACCAGAACTTCAAGTCCTTCAGCTTCCCCGAGACCCAGTTCATGGCGGTGACGGCTTATCAGAACCACCGG ATCACCCAGCTGAAAATCGCCAGCAACCCCTTCGCTAAGGGATTTCGGGATGGCGAGCCCGAGCAGTG GTGTGGGGTGCCAGCAGGGTCCCTGCTGGGCTCCTTGCCCCGTGCCCGGGCCACCGCGCTGCCCTCCCGCCCCGAGAAGCCAGAGAAAGGTAGGGGGGCCGGAGGGGGGGGTGACCCTCTCTTGCTGTCTCTCCCCCCCTCAGGGGCTCCCTGCAGCCGCGGGGCACTGGCCACCGCCATCACCCCACAGCCGGCCCCACCGACGGCTCCCCCCGAGCTGCCCGTgccccccttccagcccctcgcCTGCCCCCCCAGTATCTACGTGGGGGCCAAGCCCCGTGCCCTCCCCTACCCCctgcccgccttcccccccctcaGCACCTACGGCACCGCCGCGGCCCCCGCTTTTGGCTACGGGCAGCAGTGA
- the LOC141465685 gene encoding olfactory receptor 5A2-like, with protein sequence MDKANQTQQVTELTLAGLTDDPRLKGPLFVLFLLIYFITLAANLGMVALIRSSSQLQSPMYFFLSNLSLLDACYSSVVAPRTLMNLLTEKKTISLVGCAAQLFFFIGFGTTECFLLAAMAYDRYAAICNPLLYPSIMSHRVCILLVAGSYVLGLLHSLVHTEFAFSLPFCPPAEVDDFYCEIMPVLALSCSDTQVNRYLVFSLGGLVEVVTILAILVSYAFILSAVSKITSSKGRHKAFSTCTSHLTGATIFHGSILALNFRPRPTDTLSTDKTFAVFYALVVPMLNPLIYSLRNREVKNALREFVVWK encoded by the coding sequence ATGGACAAGGCAAATCAAACCCAGCAAGTTACGGAGCTGACTCTTGCGGGACTGACAGATGACCCACGACTAAAAGGGCCTCTGTtcgtcctcttcctcctcatttaCTTCATCACTCTGGCAGCGAACCTGGGCATGGTTGCCCTGATCAGGAGCAGCAGTCAACTTCAATCACCCATGTACTTTTTCCTTAGCAATTTGTCCCTCCTAGATGCTTGCTACTCGTCGGTGGTGGCGCCGAGGACATTAATGAACCTTCTGACAGAGAAGAAGACAATCTCTCTGGTGGGCTGTGCTGCCCAGCTGTTTTTTTTCATAGGTTTTGGAACCACCGAGTGCTTCCTTCTGGCCGCGATGGCGTACGACCGCTACGCGGCCATCTGCAACCCTTTGCTTTACCCGTCCATCATGTCTCACAGGGTCTGCATCTTGCTGGTGGCCGGTTCCTATGTGCTCGGCCTGCTGCACTCTTTGGTGCACACGGAGTTCGCCTTCAGCCTGCCTTTCTGCCCACCGGCCGAGGTTGATGATTTCTACTGCGAAATCATGCCGGTTCTAGCGCTCTCCTGCTCCGACACCCAGGTCAACAGGTATCTGGTATTCAGCCTCGGGGGACTGGTGGAGGTGGTGACCATCTTGGCCATCCTGGTCTCCTACGCCTTCATCCTCTCTGCCGTCTCAAAGATCACCTCCTCTAAGGGCCGGCACAAAGCCTTCTCTACTTGCACCTCTCACCTGACTGGAGCCACCATCTTCCATGGGTCTATCCTCGCTCTGAACTTCCGACCGAGGCCCACTGACACCCTGAGCACAGACAAGACCTTTGCTGTCTTTTATGCGCTGGTGGTGCCCATGCTGAACCCCCTGATCTACAGCCTCAGGAACAGGGAGGTGAAGAACGCCCTGAGGGAGTTTGTCGTGTGGAAGTAG
- the LOC141465675 gene encoding olfactory receptor-like protein COR4: protein MAGGNCTPVTEFSLTGFTKDPVAQLTLFLMFLLIYLFTILGNLGMIALIRASPQLRSPMYYFLGNLAFVDLCSSTIITPKMLVDFLSEKKGIAYAGCMAQVFIYDLFGMTECFLLAMMAYDRYTAVCHPLVYTLVMSPKCCLQLVIGSYLVGLTNGVGQTMGMSSLSFCSSNVLDLFFCDISPLISLSTSDTTLSRLILRTSASLFGMSSCLVVLVSYVAIISAILSIRSAEGKCKAFSTCTSHLTTVSIFYGTALFMYLKPSSDSSREDKWAAVLYTVVTPMLNPLIYSLRNKEVKEALRRLAKSK from the coding sequence ATGGCAGGGGGCAATTGCACCCCAGTGACTGAGTTCAGCCTAACGGGGTTCACCAAGGACCCGGTGGCTCAGCTCACCCTCTTTCTGATGTTTCTTCTCATCTATCTTTTCACCATCCTGGGGAACCTGGGGATGATCGCCTTAATCAGGGCCAGCCCTCAGCTCCGCTCCCCTATGTATtacttcctgggcaacctggctTTTGTGGACCTCTGTTCGTCCACCATCATCACCCCGAAGATGCTGGTTGACTTTCTGTCTGAGAAGAAGGGCATTGCTTACGCTGGGTGCATGGCCCAGGTCTTCATTTATGACCTTTTTGGGATGACTGAGTGCTTCCTGCTGGCTATGATGGCGTATGACCGTTACACGGCCGTTTGCCACCCCCTGGTTTATACCCTCGTCATGTCCCCAAAATGCTGTCTCCAGCTGGTGATAGGGTCCTATCTCGTGGGGTTGACCAATGGTGTGGGGCAGACGATGGGCATGTCCAGTTTATCCTTCTGCAGCTCCAACGTCCTTGACCTGTTCTTCTGTGACATTTCCCCTCTGATATCGCTCTCAACCTCTGACACCACCCTCAGCCGCCTTATCCTGAGAACTTCAGCCTCTTTATTCGGTATGTCCAGCTGCCTGGTTGTCCTGGTCTCCTACGTGGCCATCATCTCTGCCATCCTGAGCATCCGTTCAGCCGAGGGCAAGTGCAAAGCCTTCTCCACTTGCACCTCCCACCTCACCACTGTGAGCATCTTCTACGGGACGGCGCTTTTTATGTACCTAAAGCCCAGCTCAGATAGCTCAAGAGAAGACAAATGGGCCGCGGTGCTCTACACCGTGGTGACTCCCATGCTGAACCCTTTGATCTACAGCCTGAGGAATAAGGAGGTGAAGGAGGCTCTGAGGAGACTCGCAAAATCAAAATGA
- the TCIRG1 gene encoding V-type proton ATPase 116 kDa subunit a 3 produces MGSLFRSEEVCLAQLFLQSASAYSCVSELGERGLLEFRDLNPKVSAFQRRFVGEVRRCEEMEKTFTFLQQELRGAGRVLGPCPDPPRAPLAREALRLQEQSEQLARELREVSGNRASLRGRLRDLRQYLHVLREGQRFTSLPAPLGSPARPRALSEREPILDPSVHQHLDRKINFVAGVIHPWRVSAFERLLWRACRGYLVASFVEMPEPMEDPATGETITWVIFLISYWGEQIGQKIRKISDCFHCHVYPYPESEASREETMNGLHSQIQDLSVVLEETEQYLAQVLDKVVVALPTWRVQVQKMKAIYLVLNQCSLDVTQKCLIAEVWCPVRDLTQVQDALRQGSYKSGSSVECFVQRIPTSESPPTLIRTNKFTAGFQSIVDAYGVASYQEVNPAPYAIITFPFIFAIMFGDVGHGLLMFLFALWMVVYENSPSLRQASNEIWQTFFEGRYLILLMGAFSIYTGFIYNECFSKATVIFPSAWSVATMANHSSWSSAYLATHPSLTLDPNVTGVFRGPYPFGIDPIWSLATNHLNFLNSFKMKMSVVLGIVHMGFGVLLGVFNHVHFQQRHRLVLEFLPEMVFLLALFGYLVFLIFYKWITFSAADSLVAPSILIHFIDMFLFTSNAGNLPLYRGQVAVQTVLVVLALASVPILLLGTPLYLCCRRRPPRTGHHGPVATGEQEPLLEGQEAGNSVNATKEDVESGGHGPDAEHLDFAEIFMHQAIHTIEYCLGCVSNTASYLRLWALSLAHAQLSEVLWTMVMRNGFVGLSYVGGVVLVPVFAAFAVLTVAILLVMEGLSAFLHALRLHWVEFQNKFYVGAGYKLCPFAFAVDTGE; encoded by the exons ATGGGCTCCCTGTTCCGCAGCGAGGAGGTCTGCCTGGCCCAGCTCTTCCTCCAGTCCGCCTCGGCCTACAGCTGCGTCAGCGAACTGGGCGAGCGGGGGCTACTGGAGTTCAGGGAC cTGAACCCCAAAGTGAGCGCCTTCCAGCGGCGCTTCGTGGGCGAGGTGCGGCGCTGCGAGGAGATGGAGAAGACCTTCA CcttcctgcagcaggagctgcggggcgcggggcgggtgCTGGGGCCCTGCCCGGACCCCCCCCGGGCTCCGCTGGCGCGGGAGGCTCTGCGGCTTCAGGAGCAGTCGGAGCAGTTGGCCCGGGAGCTGCGGGAGGTCAGCGGCAACCGAGCATCCCTCCGGGGCCGCCTGCGTGACCTGCGCCAGTACCTCCACGTCCTGCGCGAGGGACAACGCTTCACCAGCCTGCCG GCCCCCCTAGGCTCCCCGGCGCGGCCACGGGCGCTCTCCGAGCGTGAGCCCATCCTCGACCCTTCCGTGCACCAGCACCTGGACCGCAAGATCAA CTTCGTGGCCGGTGTCATTCACCCGTGGCGAGTGAGTGCCTTCGAGCGGCTCCTGTGGCGTGCCTGCCGTGGCTACCTGGTGGCCAGCTTCGTGGAGATGCCTgagcccatggaggacccagCCACG GGCGAGACCATCACTTGGGTCATCTTCCTCATCTCCTACTGGGGCGAGCAGATCGGGCAGAAGATCCGCAAGATCTCGGACTG CTTCCACTGCCACGTCTATCCCTACCCGGAGAGCGAGGCCAGTCGGGAGGAGACCATGAATGGGCTGCACAGCCAGATCCAGGACCTCAGCGTG GTGCTGGAGGAGACGGAGCAGTACCTGGCGCAGGTGCTGGACAAGGTGGTGGTGGCCCTGCCCACCTGGAGGGTGCAGGTGCAGAAGATGAAGGCCATCTACCTCGTCCTCAACCAGTGCAGCTTGGATGTCACCCAGAAGTGCCTTATCGCCGAGGTCTGGTGCCCCGTGAGGGACCTCACCCAAGTGCAGGACGCCCTGCGCCAGGGATCG TACAAGAGCGGCTCGAGTGTGGAGTGCTTCGTGCAGCGCATCCCCACCTCGGAGAGTCCCCCCACCCTCATCCGCACCAACAAGTTCACCGCCGGCTTCCAGAGCATCGTGGACGCCTACGGGGTGGCCAGCTACCAGGAGGTGAACCCCG CGCCCTACGCCATCATCACCTTCCCCTTCATCTTCGCCATCATGTTTGGGGACGTGGGGCACGGGCTGCTCATGTTCCTCTTCGCTCTCTGGATGGTGGTGTACGAGAACAGCCCCAGCCTGCGACAGGCCAGCAACGAG ATCTGGCAGACGTTCTTCGAGGGGCGCTACCTCATCCTGCTCATGGGGGCCTTCTCCATCTATACCGGCTTCATCTACAACGAGTGCTTCAGCAAAGCCACCGTCATCTTCCCCTCTGCCTGGAGCGTGGCCACCATGGCCAACCACTCCTCCTGGAG CTCTGCCTACCTCGCCACCCACCCGTCCCTCACCCTGGACCCCAACGTCACCGGTGTCTTCCGAGGGCCCTATCCTTTCGGGATCGACCCA ATCTGGAGCTTGGCCACCAACCACCTCAACTTCCTCAACTCCTTCAAGATGAAGATGTCGGTGGTGCTGGGCATCGTGCACATGGGCTTTGGCGTCTTGTTGGGGGTCTTCAACCATGT GCATTTCCAGCAGCGGCACCGGTTGGTGCTGGAGTTCCTGCCTGAGATGGTTTTCCTCCTGGCGCTCTTCGGCTACCTCGTCTTCCTCATTTTCTACAAGTGGATCACCTTCAGCGCCGCCGACTCCCTGGTGGCCCCCAGCATCCTCATCCACTTCATCGACATGTTCCTCTTCACCTCCAACGCCGGCAACCTCCCGCTCTACCGGGGGCAG GTGGCAGTGCAGACCGTGCTGGTGGTGCTGGCGCTGGCGTCGGTGCCCATCCTGCTCCTGGGGACACCGCTCTACCTGTGCTGCCGGCGGCGCCCCCCGAGGACGGGCCACCATGGG CCGGTGGCCACCGGGGAGCAGGAGCCGCTGCTGGAGGGGCAGGAGGCCGGCAATTCCGTCAACGCCACCAAGGAGGACGTGGAGAGCGGGGGGCACGGCCCCGACGCCGAG CACCTGGACTTCGCCGAGATCTTCATGCACCAGGCCATCCACACCATCGAGTACTGCCTGGGCTGCGTCTCCAACACCGCCTCCTACCTCCGCCTCTGGGCGCTCAGCCTGGCCCATGCCC AGCTCTCGGAGGTCCTGTGGACCATGGTGATGCGCAACGGCTTCGTGGGGCTGAGCTACGTGGGGGGCGTGGTGCTGGTGCCCGTCTTCGCCGCCTTCGCCGTGCTGACGGTGGCCATCCTGCTGGTGATGGAGGGGCTCTCCGCCTTCCTCCACGCTCTCCGCCTGCACTG GGTGGAATTTCAGAATAAGTTTTACGTGGGCGCCGGGTACAAGTTGTGTCCCTTCGCCTTCGCGGTTGACACCGGGGAGTAg
- the LOC141465674 gene encoding olfactory receptor 8U9-like, with protein sequence MTLVNHTDVHQFVLLGLTTRPDLQVPLFFVFLAMYVVTLLGNLGIIILIRTDLHLHTPMYYFLGHLAFVDVCYSSVILPKTLLQILTEEKTITFSGCAAQLCCFVVLGVTECLLLAVMAYDRYVAICKPLLYPAIMGGWTCRWLVAGSYAIGVLHAVTHTTFIFTFSFCRSNVINHYFCDIAPLLALSCSDTHTYEVVVLALISINCLSTMTIIFVSYSYTLPAVLRIRSLEGRRKAFSTCASHLTVVTMFFGAILFMYLRPSSTYALGENKRATLFYTIVTPTLNPLVYSLRNREVKAALRRAVGRRR encoded by the coding sequence ATGACACTTGTCAATCACACTGATGTCCACCAGTTCGTTCTCCTGGGGTTGACCACCCGCCCGGATCTCCAggtcccccttttctttgttttcctggccATGTACGTGGTCACCCTCTTGGGGAACCTTGggataattattttaattaggacCGATCTTCACCTTCACACCCCCATGTACTATTTCCTTGGCCACTTGGCTTTTGTCGATGTCTGCTATTCCTCCGTCATCCTCCCCAAAACACTGTTGCAGATCTTGACAGAGGAGAAAACCATCACCTTCTCGGGGTGCGcggcccagctctgctgctttgtggTTCTTGGCGTTACCGAGTGCCTCTTGCTGGCTGTGATGGCCTACGACAGGTATGTGGCCATCTGCAAGCCCCTCCTGTACCCTGCCATCATGGGCGGATGGACTTGCCGGTGGCTTGTGGCTGGTTCCTATGCCATCGGTGTCTTGCACGCGGTGACACACACCACTTTCATCTTCACCTTCTCCTTCTGCCGCTCCAACGTTATCAACCACTACTTCTGTGACATTGCCCCGCTCTTAGCCCTCTCCTGCTCCGACACCCATACCTACGAGGTGGTTGTCCTTGCTCTCATCAGCATAAACTGTCTCAGCACCATGACCATCATCTTCGTCTCCTACAGCTATACCCTCCCCGCTGTCCTGAGGATCCGCTCTCTGGAGGGCAGGAGAAAAGCCTTCTCCACCTGCGCTTCCCACCTGACGGTCGTCACCATGTTTTTCGGGGCAATCTTGTTCATGTACCTCCGCCCCAGCTCCACCTACGCGTTGGGTGAGAACAAGAGGGCCACACTGTTTTACACCATTGTGACCCCCACGCTCAACCCCTTGGTCTACAGCCTGAGGAACAGGGAGGTGAAGGCTGCCCTGAGAAGAGCAGTTGGGAGAAGGCGGTGA
- the LOC141465684 gene encoding olfactory receptor 5AP2-like, with the protein MVGKGNGTPSAEFVLSGFSEQRDVQAVLFMVFLVIYAVTLLGNLGMLGLIRLDAQLHTPMYFFLSSLSFLDICYSSSITPRLLVDLLAERKVISYPACLTQFYFYAVFATTECYLLAVMAYDRYVAICSPLLYAISMSSRVCALLVAGSFLAGIMNATIHTGFALRLSFCGPNIINHFYCEGPPLYAISCTDPTINEMMMFVVVGFNLFVTNLTILVSYTYILATILRMRSAAGKHKAFSTCASHLTAVTLFYGSAASMYSRPSSRHSQDLDKVASVFYTVVTPMLNPLIYSLRNKEVKDALGRVMERKCSAEK; encoded by the coding sequence ATGGTGGGCAAAGGAAATGGCACCCCCAGTGCTGAATTTGTTCTCTCAGGGTTCTCAGAGCAGAGGGATGTCCAGGCTGTCCTCTTCATGGTCTTCTTGGTGATCTACGCCGTCACTCTGCTAGGGaacctggggatgctggggttGATCAGGCTGGATGCCCAGCTTCACActcccatgtacttcttcctgaGCAGCCTGTCCTTCCTAGACATCTGCTACTCCTCCTCAatcacccccagactgctcgtgGATCTCCTTGCAGAAAGGAAGGTCATTTCTTACCCTGCCTGCCTCACACAATTTTATTTCTATGCCGTCTTCGCCACCACCGAGTGTTACCTCCTGGCCGTGatggcctatgaccgctacgtggccatctgcaGCCCTCTGCTCTATGCCATCTCCATGTCCAGCAGAGTTTGTGCGCTGCTGGTTGCTGGCTCATTCCTCGCTGGGATCATGAACGCCACCATCCACACGGGGTTTGCACTTCGGCTGTCCTTCTGTGGTCCCAACATCATCAACCACTTCTACTGTGAGGGGCCCCCGCTTTACGCCATCTCGTGCACGGACCCCACCATCAATGAGATGATGATGTTCGTTGTGGTTGGCTTCAACCTGTTTGTCACCAACCTGACTATCCTTGTCTCCTACACCTACATCCTGGCCACCATCCTGAGGATGCGCTCAGCCGCCGGCAAACACAAAGCCTTCTCCACGTGTGCGTCCCACCTGACCGCCGTGACCCTCTTCTACGGATCTGCTGCGTCCATGTACTCGCGGCCCAGCTCCAGGCACTCCCAGGACCTTGACAAAGTGGCCTCCGTCTTCTACACAGTGGTGACCCCCAtgctgaaccccctcatctacagcctgaGGAACAAGGAGGTGAAGGATGCACTGGGGAGAGTGATGGAGAGGAAATGTTCagcagaaaaatag